AGGAAAAGGTTCAAGGATCGTTCTTGTTAGAAATTAATTTATGATAGGTTTAATTTGTCGAATTAACCATGCATGTTGATATATGATAGTGCATGTAAGATTAAGTGGATGCATGTTGAGTTATTAGGAAATTACTTGATGTATTATGTGGTTTGGTTCGAATTTTGGGATTAAAAATAAAGGAATGAGTTGTTTTGTTGTCGACTTATGCGAATCACGATTGTTTGCTAAAGTGTAGAGTTTTGATTATAAAGGTATAGTTTACTATATGCTATGTAAGAGTATTCGTAATTATACTTAAGTATACATTGGGTATTATCGCGATATGGGGAAATCGTTAGACGTTCTGAGAAACGTCGAGTGTTGAGTATGTTGCTAATTAGGGGTTCtattttggattgtagattcagataGCGTAGGAATTTAGGATAGTAAAGGAAATGCTATCTTAGGTGGCATTAGTTCAATACCCGTTAAGCAGGAAAGCTATTTAAAGCAAGTAACTTTGTCGTCTCTTGTGAAATTAATACTAGAGAGGAAATTATTTATGCCATGATAAAGTATTTACTCTTTATTGCAATTCTGATATACCTATATTGATTTTAAGAAACCCTAACCTTGTTCCTTGTGATAATTTGATATCAACCCCTGTTCGGACTTTTTGTAGTAACCCTGTTAATTCATATCTTGATTATTCTATAGTCCCCTGTTTGTTATCTTGAAATCTCATAACCCTAAGAGAACCTTTATAATCTCCCTACGTAACGCTTTGATTATCCTAGATTCTTCGATAACCTTGAACCCTGTCATGTGTTGATCTTTGAAACTCCTCTAACTTGGAACTAGTGCACCAtgtttatcatttgatcaagttcCCTAGTATGGATTCCTGTTTATGTTTGGTTCATTcactttccataaaatcttatATTGAACTTACaaatgattttcgacttgaatgAGTCCTAATGATTTCGCATTCTcggtaatgttaaaatgaatttAGTCAACTCTTTTCCTACTTCCAACACTAAGGTTTTCCATgtcaaaattaaataaatttatatttaattatattttgggttgtatTATATCTATTCTGGTTGGTAGTTATAATATTGTCTCATACGTAATCCTGTTTAGATCTTGTTATTGTTTAGTCGGGGTTTATTATATCTTCTGTTATTGTGTTAGTTATTTGGtatgtgggtcctcatttcctaacaccgagattgagggcgtcacaacaAATCCTACTTACATAATTATTCCCACAATTTTATCAAACACAGTATTGAAGCCATGCACTAAGCTCTATGATAGTTTATCAGAAAAAAAGGAGGGAAATAAATACCAATTTCACCAAACAAACTTTAGAGGTGAACAATTAACAAATACTTAGTTTCCCAAATGCCTGCACAATGTTGTCAACTTGACTTACTTGAGCACCAGATGAATTCATTAGTTGAATTGACACCGAGTTGCTCTTTATGAACATGTTACTAGTTGGAATCATTCTTTGTAGAAGTACTACTCCATCTTTTATAGCCAAGTATAGAATGCAACCGTCACAACAGAAATCGAAGAACTAATTTCACACGAAAACCAAGAAACATAGTTTCTTCTCTACCCAAATAAGTTGTGTTAAGCAAGTGAAGATCTCGGGAATCATTCCATGATGATCCTGATGAATCAAATTTATTTGTACTTGCATTATATATGGATATCTGAAGAAGTAATTGCAGATTCTATGTTTGGCATTCCATTGTTGTGACTAATTGACTTAGAGAAGCAGGTGTACTTTGTTGAGTTTTTTTGTTCATAGGCGATATGTAGTTGGATTTCATAGCAAGAGACTATTATTTATCTTCGCTGTAGTATGAGAATAACAAATTATCCTAAATAAAACTTGTAAATGACATGGAATAGTCAAAAATGCTTGAAATAGAAGAGAAACTACCTACAATTGTACATAACTCACAAATAATATCAGTTTATGTATCTTTAATTCATATATATGAAATCAAAGCTTAGTATCGTACACTGATGTACTTTAAATTCTTGATTCGTAGCCGATGAACTCAACAGAGCTATCAATTTAGTTTTGTCAATTGTCTGAGAAATTCTTATTCGATTCTCAATTGTCTAAGAATTGCTTTTTAGATTCTCAGTTTTCGATTACATCTGATAATAAATAGAATTAAGTACATAATAAAATTGGCCAAATGTACTATATAATGTATATGTGTAGTACAGTTCACCCAACAAACACCTAATTCAGCAAACTAATTTTTTGACATTGTCAAACAACTGcatttcaaaataaaattagtgAAACTAAAGCAGGGGTAAAGTTAATATTGGTTATAGAAATAAGAAATAATTTTGGGTAAAACTGTGGGTTAACATAGTTATTAATATTACAATATAAGTGAGAATGTATGCACAAATAAATATACCTATGGCAGTTGCTCCACCATCTACAATACCAAATCCTTGATCTCCACTTATGTGGGCTTAAATGTTAGCAATGTACACTTGATGGAGGATTCCTCTAAACTGAAAGTAGCAGAAATATAAAACAAATTAATAGTGATTAGGAAAGATCATAGTAAGAGAATTATGTTAGCAAGGAAAAAAGTgtgttgtggaataaaaattaGAGTGCGTTAGTAATTAAAGCCAGGGTTTGTGAGAttcgagctttaatggttgctctcgcATTCGGGACTATTggtccttgcaagatgcctacgtatctctatgtagtagagaatcaaaccaaaaacatagttctaggttgaggggtagagccctttatatagaggtgagtctaaggttagacttgtgttgggagacttggtggacaagtctccaacttagatggtgattaggagttCTATAAGGGAAGGAACTCCAGAACCTTCTGCGTAGGACTTTTTCTATTTAggacacatgtctctgctctttcagccgtattgggcctagtccgtgaacaacttatgttcgtggaccttgacgatCTCTACTGGTGGGCCTTGTCTACATGGGCCATCTTGAGTATGCTACGAGCTCGGATCAGATAGGTCTGTACTGGACTTCAAACAAGAAGCCAAGGCgtaattaatgtgacatttaatgtgtctttaggatgtattttctatccatatcatttgcccccaacttctaGGAATATTGTTcgagttttcgtggaagttataatggtATTTTCGCGACTTGGGGTACTTTTGGCCCTTCTCTGGTATCGTCCCTTCATGGAtgtcggcccttcatgggtatcgccATTTTATCGTAAAGTATGGAGCGATCTAGACATTTACAATGACTTATTAGTGTGAGTATACACATATAATGCCTTTTCACATGCTATCTGGATAGTGTTCAACACTAAACGGTCCTAACCATGACTAAAAAATTTGGCTTTTATCACCCCTTAAGCTTTGTCAAGGTTAAGTATAGGGTGAAAGCTGTTAAATGGCCCTGATCGGGGCTAATCGGCCCTAATTGGGGCTAATTTCCATGTACAAGCTGCTAACTAGGCTTAaaagagcctaattttaagctagaatgcactaattggccttaatcgaggctaataTGTCCTAAACGGGGCTAATCAGGACTAATCAGTATGCATAAGACACTATTTATCCATAATTCACACTAATTACGAGAGTGAATAGGTTAAacggccctaatcggggctaatttcaTCACACGAGTCACTGATTCCCTCTGATTTCACTAATCATCCCTAATCGGGCTAAATTTCACTAATCGGCCCTATCCGGGGATTAAtcttaaaatcctgaaaatttaaaaaaatgattttttctatttttttccttttttacaaaaaaaattgaaCATTTTCGCAGGGGGGTCACCGGGGCTCTGCAGGACCCTTTGCTATAGGAGGCCCTACTCGGCCACATGGCCTCACTTGTGAGCTTCTCGGCCTCATGAGGTCGGCCACCTCCTGATCGGCCAGGGGCAGGTGCTCTTGTCCCCTGCTGGCCAGGCTGTGTTTGCTCTAAATCTTTTTTTTGTAGAACCTTCTACTTAGATTCAATCCCGTTATGCACTTTTCTATACTCTTCTTGCTCTTGGTTATCCATGGAATTAATCTCATGGTTGCTCTAGAGTTCCTCGTGGCTCTGCTATGCTTGTTTCAGTGAACGTTCTATACTCATTCTATCGAACGTTCTATACTCGTTCTACTGAACATTCTGAGCTCAATTGAACTTGTCTTATAGGAAATCTTATACTTCATTGAACTTGTCCAAACTTGCTTTGTAGGATGTTTTATACTCCAACAAACTCGTTCTCGTAGAggttctagtcttcacgaaacttagTTGTGCTGAGAGTTATCATTTCCAAGAAATTTCCAAGAGATTTCACAAGAAGGTCTCCGGAACAACTTCTGAAGGCCTCAGGGCTCTCCTACAGGAACTTCTGATCGGCCTCAGGGCTTTAATTGCAGCTCGGCTGGCCATGATTGCTCTTAGTAGGCCTTGGGGTCCACTCTCAGGGTGGTCCGGTCGGCCAGGAGGTAAATTTCTCTAAATTTGTTATGGTGAACGCTTTACTTCTCACGAAACTTATTTCCATGAACCCTTTGGTCTTCACGGAACTTGTTCTCGTCGACGTTCTGATCTTTATGGAATTCATTCTCATGGACATCCTGGTCTTCACAAAACTTGTTTCCTTTGGAGGTCAACCCCTTCTTATGAATTCGCACAAAATTTCTATAGGGAGCCACTGGAACAACTTTGGAAGGCCTCAGGACTCTCCTACAGAGGTTCCTGGTCGGCCATAAGGCCTTATTTTATATTCTGGTCGGCCAGGGCTACTCTTGATGGAGCTTAAGGCCCTTCGGGATGTCCTGCAGAGGCTCATGATCGGCCATAAGGCCTTCTTTGTTGGCTGGTCAGCCAGGGCTAGTCTTAATGGACCTTGGGGCCCTATGGGCTCTCCTACAGAGCCTCATGGTCGGCCATATGGCCTCCTTTTGTAGCCTGGTCATCCAGGTCTGCTCTTAATGGACCTTGGGAGTCTCCTGCAGGGTAGTTTGATCCATCATGAGGAGAACAATCAGTTCTAGTACTTGTAAGCACTTTGGCCTTCACGAAACTTATTTAGCTGAAAATTTAATCTTGTTTTAACCTTTATAAGTTTTGCTAATCATAGTGATTAACATAATCAACCCTTAGCAAAGACTAATAACTTATGTTTAGTCTCGGCCAGGCTACTTTCGGAAGACTGATACGATAAGCGGTGTCCTGCATCGCTTCCTTCATTTATTATGTCGTCCTTTCCCATTTTTTGATCATTTTAATCCACCATTTCCAGTATTCTTTCGAGAGGTACCTGCGAACGTGAATCAAGCAGAGTTACGACATGTTGCAGCAGGTAGCTCTTttcctataaaagaagatgagaagtgtTCATTTTCATTCACACTTTCATTTCTCAACTTCCCAAATTTTTAATCTTTTCACAAGCTCCCAATCTTTCTCAAGATTTTCAAAGATGTCTCAAGGTCAAGGCCCTAGCAAGTCCTCTTTCTCCCAGAAGAATTAGGCAATTTGATTGCtggttatcttggctagtgcCTTGGCCTCAATCCACTTCGTGAAGTAGTCTATGGCTGCCACAATGAACTTCCTATGTCCCGATGCTACAGGAAAtggtccaagtatatccattccccacattaCAAAAGGGATGGGTGTGTTGATAGATGTAAGCCTCTTTGGGGGTTGTCGTACTATTGGAGCGTGCCACTGGCACCTGTCACATTTCTTTACATAAGCCTTTGCATCGGCTAGGATAGTTGGCCAGTAGAATCCCAAccgagttatcttgtgagcgagggccctgccccccaagtgttgtcctCAAATCCCTTCATAGGCTTCTTTAAGTGCCTCCTCTGCTTTAAGAGGTCTCAATCACTTTAGGTAAGGAATAACAAAGGACCTTTTGTAGAGAAGGCCTTCAATCAATGAATATCTCAATGCTCTAACCGACAGTTTGCATGCCTCATGGGCATCGTCGGGGAGCCACCTAGTCTCTAAATGGGTCTTGATCAGGTCTATCCAACAGCTTGTCACACCAACCGGTGCTATCAGGTTTATGACATGAATAGTAGGGGTCTTCATGATCTGGAAGTAGATACTTCTCGGATAGTTCTCAATTTCAGAAGAGGTGAACTGGGACAAGGCATCCTCTATAGTGTTCTCCTCTCTCGGAACATGTTATGCATACCATTCATCAAATTGAGTTAGTATTCCCTTTACAATCTTAGGTACTTGGCCATAGTATCATCTTTGGCATCAAAATCTTCATTAACTTGAGCAACCACAAGTcttgagtctccacagaccttcaggTTTTTGGCCCTCATGGCTCGAGCCAAGCCTAAGCCAGCTATCAATGCTTCATATTCGGCTTCGTTGTTCATGGTTGGGAAGTCCAACTTTAAAGCATACTCAATCAtaaacccatcggggctttgcaACACTAGGCATATACCACTAGATTTTATTTTGGATGCTCCGTCAAATTGGAGAACCGAATACTCTTTCAGGGTCGTTTCTTTAACCTTCTCCTTCTCTCCTCCTTCTGGGATTACTATCTCTttccccccgacttcttggtcaTTAATGGTGCATTCAACCATGAAGTCTGCTAAGCCCTGAGCCTTGATGGTCGTTCGAGGCTTgtacttgatatcaaattctcccaacaCAATTACCCACTTAATGAGCCTTTCACTAGCCTTCGGTCTATGAAGAATATTTCTCAAGGGTTGGTCCGTCAGGACTTCGATCTTGTGAGCCTGGAAGGTATGGTCTCAACTTCTCCAAGATTGTAATGAGAGCAAGCGTGAACTTCTCCGTCATGGAGTATTGAACCATGCTTCATGGAGCACCTTGCTTACATTGTATATAGGCTTCTGGAGTTTCTGTTCTTTCTTTACGAGGATTACACTCACGGCTTGTTCAGATACCGCTAGCTACAGATGAAGGATGTCCTCCGGACTTGGTTTATCCAGCAACAGGACTTCAGTCATGTACTTCTGTAGCTGTTCAAAGGCCTCTTGGATCTCAGCTGTCTATTCaaaattcttcaccttcttaagggttttgaaaaagggcaggcatttgtctccagacttggagatgaacctccctagagcTGTGATTCTTCCTGTCAGCTTCTAAACATCCTTGATAGAGTGTGGTGGCTCCATATCCGGGATGGCTTTGATCTTGTCGGGGTTGGCCTCTATTCCCTCTTAGAGACCATGTGAcccaaaaaatttccaaaccGAACACCAAAAACACACTTGGTGGggttcaacatcatcttgtggtgcctcagcacttcaaatgcctctctGAGGTGGCTAACATGATCGACCTTTCTTAGGATTTTGACTAGCATGCCATCAAtatagacctccatggtcttcccaattagatgggcaaatatcttatttaccaacctttggtaagtagctcctacattcttaagtccaaaagccaaaacaagataacaaaatacaccaaagttagttatgaaagataccttggGGGTGTCATCCTTGTGCATTTTAATCTGATTGTAACCACTGAAGCCATCCATAAAACTTAAAATCTCGTTTCCAGCGGTAGCGtcgatcagggtatcaatccttTGTAGGGGTAGCAGTCCTTAGGACAAGCATCATTCAAGTCAGTGAAGTCaatgcacatcctccacttcccattggcCTTATTAACCATTACGAGGTTGGCCAACCATTAAGAGAATTGCAATTCCTCAATGAATCCAGCTTCTAGGAGCTTCTCGACCTCCTCTTTAATGGATTCCAACCTatcaggggcataagttctcttcttcTACTTTATAGCCTTCCGAGTTGGATCGACGTTCAACCTATGAATTATAAGGTTCCGGTCAATCCCAGGCATATCAGCTATTGTCCAAGAAAACACATCACTGTTCTATTGTAAAGAAATTGTTAATTGGCACTTCAAGGGCTTGTCTAGAGATGCTACAATATACGTGACCTTCTCCGGGAGTATAGGGGAATTGGGACTAAGTCCTCTGTTGGCTTCCCTCGAAGTTCATCATTCTCAcggacatccatgtcttctatgAGGAGGACCTTCCCCTCAGTTCCATCAGGCCTCAGTGCTGCAACATAGCACCTGCGGGCCATTTTCTGATCTCCTTTTGCTTCTGGAACACCATTCCTAGTTGGGAACTTCAGTACCATGTGGTAGGTTGAGGGCACGGCCTTAAATGTATGGATCCCTGCCCTACCCATGATGGCATTGTAAGTAGAGGCTACCTTAATAACCTGAAAGTTTAACATTTGTGTGGCCTCCCTGGGCTCTTCCCCGATGGTCACAGGAAGTTGTATTGCTCCTTCGACTTTGCATTCCACGTGGTTAAACCCGTAGATAGGTGCTCTGGATGGAGTTAGCTGAGAATCACTGTAGCACATCCTTATGAATGTGTTATGGAAAAGAATATCCATGAAAGCTCCATTATCCACTAGGACCCTCATAACTGGATAATTTCCAATTACCGGAGTGATAACCAGAGGATCATCCTAAGGAAATTTTGAACCTTCAAGGTCTAGGTCACCAAATTCAAGCATCATCTTTGACTTAAAATGCTTAGATGGTTCTCTAACTATGTTCACCACCTCCCTCACATAAGATTTTCGAGAGTTCCTTGTGGTAACAGTTGTTGTTGGACCTCCTGAGATCATATTGATTACTGGCCCTCAGGGCTGTGGGTTGCGATCTCTGTCATTACCCCTTGGATCGTCATATTTTCTATCATTGTCTCTCTTTTGGCCTCCAAcctcttcacccttggtgaaacATCTGAATTTTCCCCTTCGGATTAAATACTCAGTCTCATCCTTGAGTTGCCTACAATCATCAGTATCATGACCAATATCTTTGTGGAACCTGCAGTATCGACTCTTTTTTTggggtctccccttagtggcttTGGCCATTTGAACTCTTTGTCCTCAATTTCCATAAGGATTAGGCTCCTTGGAGCGTTTAACCTCACATATTCAGTGAACCTCGGTTGCTAattcttcttagaagaggagGAGTCGGAGCTTTTGCTAATTCAAGGATACTTGTCCTTGGTATCATACTCCTAATTTGTCTTCCGCTTCTTGTTTCTAGTAGGTTCATTACTCACAGCTatcttcttcatactttcctccaccttgatatactaTATGGTCCTATCCTGGAGCTACAGCATGCTTTTGGGGGGCGCTTGGAcagggacatcttaaagaactcgtctTTAGTCCCTTGTTGtagggctatcatagctaccttatcatcaagatcaggGACCTTCAAAGCCTCTTTCGTAAATCGGTTCAGGTATTCTCTCAGGGACTCCTTTTCTCCTTGACTGTACCCATAAGAAAGGCCGAACTCTTCTCGTGTACTCTGCCACTTATAAACTGCTTGATAAAATCTTGGCTCAAGTCTTTGAaagatccaatagaatttgggggcagactgttgtaccacctttgagccatacccgatacGGTTTGAGGATAGGCCCGACACTTGATAGTGTCGTTCATAGGCTATAGCAACAGGGTGTTATAGAacgtcctgacatgattagcagGGTCGCCAGTACCATTgtatgctttgatggtgggcatcttgaacttccttgagatgcgGGAATTCATAATATCGTCAGTGACtggtgggtttggatcatcaggatctcctaagggcataagatcacttggatcatgttgtgcatatgttgtgaacttgatgatttcattaacaaaacatcttggtagattttacttagtgaaaaatgtagcactcgacggataaggattatagtcccgacggatgactcaatatagtcccgacggatgatgatttattatccatcgagtgagtagcttgtgtaacaataagtctgtagcacatttctacatacacattatttagattatgtagtagtactcaagtcatgttgactttaactaaatatgcagaataggttgattaattgtacatagatgatgtcttgtaattatgcataaatgaaataaagtcaagtgccagaaagctacccgacggataaacaacaatgccactcgacggatgaccaacaaggcaacccgacggatgatcatgaacccgacggatgatcatgaacccgacggataaagaattcaaacatctgttgatagtgacaacatagtcacatgcgtcgaatgtatgcaaatggaatatggaagcctattcaactgggttttagagaacaaagaagcattgccatttccatgctattataaagacattcaaagatgctggaatagagtaatgaagcagcatagtattagacttgataggttttgttttattatcttgtcttattactttttaatcttggtgatatataaaccaaaaagtagcaaatagaacaacaagaacactaagcaagatttttttagagaaacatttgtaagctgaattcttagcatttctctgaaaacttagttgttcaaatttgtaagaagctgtgagctaattgctacacagagttctcttgatataatatatatctctggtggatacattcaaatccaccagaaagtttttaaagacttgtgtttttaattacttgtgtattgattcattccaagttattattccacagtttgcaaatcaattcacacagttatatattattaagatagaacattttatatatttgtgaaaaagtttcaagaatttcattcaaccccccttctgtaattcttgttgcattgttaagggactaacaattggtatcagagcaagctcttaataaacaaagagtttaaagatcacaacaaaacagcaagatgaacaagaaggatgttggagtcaagattccttttctggataaagatgattaccatcattggaaggtaaaaatgcatctccatttactttctcaagatgaggcctacgTAGAATGCATAAAGAGatgccctcatgtaccaatgagagctgcaaatggaaatgagccatcagtccccaagccaaggcatgaatggtctgatcctgatattgaacaagttaggaaagataagaaggccatgaatattatgttcaatggagttgatggtgacatgtttgacaacatcatcaattgcaaaactgccaaggaagtttgggatactctacagattatctgtgatggcactgagcaagtaagggaaaataagatgcagctactcattcagcaatatgagcattttcatagtgaagaaagtgagtctctcactgacatctttagtaggtttcaaaaactactaaatgctctgaagttgcatggaagggtctatcagacaaaacactccaatctgaagttccttagatctcttccaaaggaatggaaaccaatgacagtctcattgagaaactctcaagattacaaggagtttactttggagagactgtatggcatcctgaaaacttatgagcttgaaatagagcaagatgagaggatggagagaggaaagaagaaaggaggatccattacactaattgctgagttagagaaagagaaggagatgaagatggaagctgttgagtcaacttcaaaggtctgtgaaaattAGGGCAAGGGGCGGGTAGCAGAagatgaagattctttgagccaaagatgacatggaagatattaatgaacatctagcatttctttccagaaaattttccaagctcaagttcaagaagaactttgaagcagccaagccaaatagaaacatggtagataaatcaaaattcaaatgtttcaaatgtggcttggtagggcactttgccagtgagtgtagaaagtcagattccagcaagaaaaagtttgagcctgtagattataaacagaaatactttgagttgctcaaacaaaaggaaagggctttcattacacaagaaaatgactgggcaacagatggtctggatgaagatgaagatgtcagctatgtcaatctagccctaatggcc
This genomic interval from Apium graveolens cultivar Ventura chromosome 8, ASM990537v1, whole genome shotgun sequence contains the following:
- the LOC141680345 gene encoding uncharacterized protein LOC141680345 — protein: MRVLVDNGAFMDILFHNTFIRMCYSDSQLTPSRAPIYGFNHVECKVEGAIQLPVTIGEEPREATQMLNFQVIKVASTYNAIMGRAGIHTFKAVPSTYHMVLKFPTRNGVPEAKGDQKMARRCYVAALRPDGTEGKVLLIEDMDVRENDELRGKPTEDLVPIPLYSRRRSRIL